Below is a window of Leifsonia sp. NPDC080035 DNA.
CGCATGAACGGGACCGTCATCGTGATCCGGTCGCGATCGCCGAACGCGAAGCGGCGGCCGCGGCCGAGGAACGTCTTGATGATGGAGAAGATGTAGTCCCAGCGTCCCGCGTTCAGGCCGGCGCAGTGCTCGCGCAACTCGTAGAGGATCTCCTCCATCTCGAAGGCCGCCGGGATGGTCTCGATCAGCACGGTCGCGCGGATGGTGCCGACCGGCATCCCGATCCGCTGCTGGGCGAACACGAAGATGTCGTTCCAGAGCCGCGCCTCCAGGTGCGACTCCAGTTTCGGCAGGTAGAAGTACGGGCCGCGGCCGTTCTCCACCAGTTCCCGCGCGTTGTGCCAGAAGTAGAGGCCGAAGTCGGTGAGGGAGGCGCTGGCGGGCGCGCTCCGTCCGGCGCGGTCGGTGAAGGTGAGGTGCTTCTCCACCAGGTGCCAGCCGCGCGGGCGCATCACGATCGTGGGCGTCACCTCGTACGGCGTCGTCACGCGGTACTCCTTGCCCTCGGCGCTGGTGTGCTGCAGCTCTCCGCGGACCGCGGCGCGCAGGGTCGCCTGGCCGCCGACGACGTTCGCCCAGGTGGGGCTGGTCGCGTCCTCCTGATCGGCCAGCCAGACGCGAGCACCGGAGTTGAGCGCGTTGATCGCCATCTTCGGATCGGTCGGGCCGGTGATCTCGACGCGGCGATCCTCGAGCCCCGGGCCTGCGCCGGCGACGCGCCAGTCCGGGTCCTCGCGGACGGCGGCGGTGCTGCTGAGGAAGCGCGGGTCGCGGCCGTTGCCGGCCTCGGTGCGGCGCCGCTGCCGTTCGGCGAGCAGCTCCTGACGCCGGGCGGCGAACGCCTGGTGCAGGTGGTCGACGAAGGCGAGCGCCTCCGCGGTGAGGATGGCGTCGTGGCCGGGCGTGCGCGGCCCCGTGATCTCGATCATGAGTCGTGTCCTTTCGTGTCCCGCGTGCGCGGTCTCAGAACTGGTGCTCTTCAGTGGATCCGACCAGGGCGAGCGTGGCGCTGGTGGGGTTGAGCGCGGTCGCGATGCGGTCGAAGTAGCCGGTGCCGACCTCCCGCTGATGGCGGGTGGCCGTGTAGCCGGAGGCCTCGGAGGCGAATTCCGCCTCCTGCAGGTCGACGTACGCGCTCATCTGACGGGATGCGTAGTCCCTGGCGAGCGTGAACATCGAGTAGTTGAGGGCGTGGAAGCCCGCGAGGGTGATGAACTGGAAGGCGTATCCCATCGCCGCGAGCTCGCGCTGGAACCGCGCGATGGTCTCGTCGTCGAGGTGCTTCTTCCAGTTGAACGACGGCGAGCAGTTGTACGCCAGCTTCTTGCCGGGGAACCGCTCGTGCACCGCCTCGGCGAATCGGCGGGCCAGCTCCAGGTCGGGCTCGGCCGACTCCACCCAGAGCAGGTCGGCGTACGGGGCGTACGCGAGCCCGCGGGCGATCACCGGCTCGATGCCGTTCCGGACCTCGTAGAAGCCCTCAGCGGTGCGGGTGCCGGTCAGGAAGGCGCGGTCGCGCTCGTCGTGGTCGCTCGTGAGCAGCGTCGCCGCGAGCGCGTCGGTGCGGGCGATCACGATGGTCGGGACGCCCGCCACGTCCGCGGCGAGCCGAGCCGCGTTCAGGGTGCGGATGTGCTGGCCGGTCGGCACGAGCACCTTGCCGCCCATGTGGCCGCACTTCTTCTCGCTGGCCAGCTGGTCCTCCCAGTGCACGCCGGCGGCGCCCGCCTGGATCATCCCGTGCATGAGCTCGTAGGCGTTGAGCGGGCCACCGAAGCCGGCCTCGGCATCCGCGACGATCGGCGCCATCCAGTCGGAGATCGCGGCCTCGGTGCCCTCGACCTGGCCGGCGCGCAGCAGCGCGTTGTTGATGCGGCGGACGACGGCCGGCACCGAGTTCGCCGGGTACAGGCTCTGGTCGGGGTAGGTCTGGCCGGAGAGGTTCGCGTCCGCGGCGACCTGCCAGCCGGAGAGGTAGATGGCCTCCAGGCCCGCGCGGACCTGCTGCACGGCCTGGTTACCGGTGAGAGCACCGAGGGCGGCGACCCACTTCGCGTCCGGTCCCGAGCCCTCGCGCTGGATCAGCTCCCAGAGCTTCTCGGCGCCGCGGCGGGCGAGCGTCTGCTCCTCGCGCACCGGGCCGCGGAGCGCGACGACGTCCTCGGCCGTGTAGTCGCGGCGGATACCGGACCAGCGCGGGTCGGCATCCCACTCGAGCTGCAGCTCGGCGGCGGTCTGCACGGTGTCGCCTGGACGGGGTTCGGGGTGGGCTGCGGTCGTCATCGTGACCTCCATCGGTCGGATCGGTTGACACGATCCTGAGCCCGCCGCCCGCACCGCGGATCGGATTCGGCGACAGAAATTGCCGCGTTCTTCTGTTTGCCAGAACTTCGGGCGGGTGTCACGATTGCCACCATGACCGACACTGTCGACGAGGACGTCGCCGCCGACGCGCTCACCCTCGGGCGCCGCGTCCGGGCGTTCCGGGTGCGGCGCGGCATGACCCTGGAGCAGCTCGCGGACGCCATCGACCGCGCACCGTCGCAGGTCTCCACGATCGAGAACGGCAACCGGGAGCCGCGGCTCGCACAGCTGCGGGCGATCGCGGCGGCGCTCGAGGTGACGGTCGACGACCTGCTCGCGCCGGAGGCGCCGGACGAGCGCGCGGCCCTGGAGATCGCGGTCGAGCGGGCGCAACGCGGGCCGGTGTTCTCCTCGCTCGGGATCGCGCCGGTGCGGGTGTCGAAGTCCGTCTCCGACGCGACATTGCAGGCGATACTGGCGTTGCACCAGGAGGTGGAGCGGCTGCACCGCGAGCGCGCGGCGACCCCGGAGGAGGCACGGCGCGCGAACGCCGAACTGCGCGCGACCATGCGGGCGCGCGACAATTACTTCTCCGAGCTGGAGGCCATCGCGGCCGACCTGCTCGCGGTCGTCGGGCACTCCGGCGGCCCGGTCTCGCACCAGACCGTCGCCGACATGGCCGACCACCTCGGCTTCTCGCTGCACTACGTCGGCGACCTGCCGCACTCCACCCGCTCGGTCACCGACAAGCGCAACGGACGCATCTACCTGCCGACCGAGCAGTCGGCATCACGGGACTCCCGCTCGCCCATCCTGCAGGCCTTCGCCTCCCAGCTCCTCGGGCACGAGGAGCCGCGAAACTACGCGGACTTTCTGCGCCAGCGCGTGGAGACGAACTACCTCACGGCCGCCCTGCTGCTGCCGGAGAAGGCCGCGGTCGGCTTCCTCGCCGAGGCCAAGAACTTCCGCCGCATCTCGATGGAGGACCTCCGCGACGCCTTCGCGGTGTCGTATGAGACGGCGTGCCATCGGTTCACCAACCTGGCGACGGCACGGCTCGGCATCCCGGTGCACTTCATGAAGGTGCACGAGTCGGGCACCATCATCAAGGCGTACGAGAACGACTCGGTGGCCTTCCCGTCGGATGCGCTCGGAGCGATCGAGGGGACGCCGGTGTGCCGCAGCTGGACGGCGCGCACCGTCTTCGATGTCGCCGACCGGTTCAGCCCGTACTACCAGTACACGGACACGCCGCGCGGGACGTTCTGGTGCACGTCCCGCATCGAGAAGGCCAAGGAGGGCGACTACTCCGTGAGCGTCGGCGTGCCGTTCGAGCACGTGAAGTGGTTCCGCGGCCGGGAGACGACGTACCGCGCGGTCTCCCGCTGCCCCGACGAGTCGTGCTGCCGCCGGCCCTCCGGAACGCTCGCGGAGCGCTGGGAGGGCCAGGCATGGCCAGCCGCCCGCACGCCGACCTCCCTGCTCGCCGCGCTGCCGACCGGCACCTTCCCCGGTGTGGACTCGACGGAGGTCTACGACTTCCTGGAGCGGCACGCCCCCACGACGTAGGCGGGCCCTCACCCCGCCCGCCATCGCTTTGGGAGTTCTTCACGGAGGATCTCGTGTCAATGGCGGAATTTGTTGAGACCGATCACGCCGTCAGCCTGATTCCTGCCCGAATTTCCACCCCTGCCACCCTATCCACGGCCTCACCCTCGCGTCGGTCCCGTCGGGTCTCCCGTGAATCGAGCAGGTCACAGTGAGACGCTGCTTCCCCCGCCATCCGGTAAGCGAAGGCGTCTCGAACCGGCAGGGACGCGGAAGCTCTAGCACCGCTCGGCGCCAGCCCCCGAGTCGCGTTCGCGGCCAGGACGATGCCGGCCCCCTCGCCCAGAAGTGGTCGCGTCGCTCGAGCACCGATACCATGCGCGAGCGCGAGCGCGAGCGCGTTCGCGGCTGCAAGCCCTCCGATACTGCAACCGTCAACCCGTCATCCTCCGCAGGGCTCACAGCAGCCTGGCAGGGGCGATGTATGTTTCCCGCCCCTGCCAGGTGTTGGTTTCGGTTGCGGCTGAGACCCGTTGTGGTGGGGCCCGCGACGTTGTGGTTAGAAGGTGGTGTTCATTGCCTTGAGGTTGTCGTCGAGGACTCCGGTTCCACCGAGGAGGTGTCCGTGGGCGAACCCGAGGGAGGCTGCGTAGGACAGGGTGGCGGCGGGCCAGGCGGTCTTCGTGGCCAGCAGCAGCGGTCCTTCGTCAAGGGTGGCGAGGACGCCGCCGACGAGTGCGTCGGGGAAGTTCCGCCCGGTTGCCACGTAGATGTTCTCCGCACTGCTATAGAAACGCTTGGCTACGGCGAGGTTGGTCGCGTACCGGTCCATTCCGGCGAGCCGGATGGCGTCGGGGAGGTCGTCCTCGATGGTGTCGGTGATGACGCCGGTGCCGCCGACGACGTAGGTGGTCGTCGTCTTCAGTTTCGTCAGCTGTGCTTTGGTGGCTGCGTCCACGTTGGTCTTGGTTCCATTGACCAGCAGGATGGGGGCACCGATTTTGCCGGCGGGGGCTGAGGCGGACAGGGCGTCGGGGTAGTTGACGCCGGTTGCGACGAACGCGGAGGTGGCCCCGTTCGCGAAGGCGCGGTCTGCCAGGAGTCGGGACGTTTCGTACCGGTCGATGCCGCCGATGCGGGTGACCTTGGTCACTCCGTCGAGCCTGGCCAACTGGCTGGCGACCGAGGCGGATACGGCCCCGGTTCCTCCGACGACAACGATGCTCGAGGGGTGGAGTCGTTTGAGGGCCGTTGAGGTGGCTGCGGGGATCTTCTTCTGGTCGGTGAGGAGGATCGGCGCCTTCTCACGGGCCGCGACCGGTCCGGCGGTGAGCGCATCGGGGAAGTTCAACCCCGTCGCCACGTACACGGTGTCGGCCGTGCCCGAGAACCCGTGCTCCGCGACGGCTGCAGCCGTGCCGTACCGGTCAGGGCCGGCAAGGCGAACCCAATCCGCGGCTGCACTCCATTGGGCGTAGAGAGTGAGATCCGTCGTGAAGGAGAAGGTAGCACCGTCCGCGTAGGCGGTGCCGGAACCGTCAGCGGCAGTGTTCCACCCGGTCATCGTATAGCCGGAACGCGTGAACGTGTTCGCACTCAGCGCCGCACTGACCGAGGAGGTCTGGTCGGCCAGCTGCCCAGAACCACCGTTGGTGTCGAACGTGACCGTGTGACACAGATTCATCGTCAGAAGACTGACCGTGTTACTGCCCGCGTTGGGCACATAGATGTGCCTGCCGTCAGAGGTGACCGCCATTCTGGCGGGCTGGGTGCCGACCGGCACCCGGGTGATGACAGCGTTTGTGCTCGCGTCGATCACGGCAACGGAGCCACCCGAGTAGTCGCTCACATACACCATGTTGCCGTCAGGGGAGACGGCCACTGCGATGGGACTTCCATCCAGATCGACGGTTCCGATCACCGCCTTCCGGGCTGTGTCGATCACGCTCACGGTACCCGAGCCGACGCTGGGGACGTATGCGCGGCTTCCATCCGGGCTGAAAGCCACTCCGTACGGGCTGGCGCCGACGGTGATGGCAGCGGTGGAGCTGCGGGTGGCCGTATCGAACACCTGCACCTGCCCGCTGCTCAACACGAGGTAGGCGAACGAACCATCCTCGCTGAAACGCATCGCGACGGTCCCAATGGCATCGGCGCTGGAGATGGGGAACGAGCCTGCGACTGTCTTGGTCGTCGTGTCGATCACGTCGATCACGCCTCCGAACCCGTACTTGGTTCCAGTGCTATTGACCGAGATGAGATACCCGACATACAGCGTGGTGCCGTCGGGGCTGAGCGCAAACGTGTTCGGTGTATTGCCCACCGGGATGGTGGCTGTGACGGTATTGGTGGCGGTATCGATCACCGAGACCGTGCCCGGCAGCGAGGAGTCCAGAAGGTAAGAAGCATTCCTGCTGAGCGCATATACCGTCTTGCCGTCGGGGCTCGTCGCCACCTGAAGAACTTGGTAGCCGGGCAACGTGATGTTGGCCGTGATCGCGTTCGTGCTGGTGTTGACCACCTGCACCTGGCCACTCACGGAGGCGACATACGCGCGTGAACCATCCGGGAGGAGGGCGATATCCGTGGGCTGGGTGGCTGTGGGAATCGTGGCGGTCACCTCGTACTGCGGTGCGCAGGGGGCGGGGGCCGCGGTGGCAGTGGCAGCACCGGCGAACACCGACGCTGCTGTCAGGGCCAAGGTGGCCGCAACACCTGCCGCGATGACCCGTCGGCCGAGCCGTCGTCTAAATGAAGGTCTTTCAATCACGCGAGAACGCTATTCTCGCCCGAAGGGCATCAGGGCGCCAACGCTGGGACCTCCGAGCACCGGGGCAGTGCTCTACGTGAGGCGGTCCGGACCAACCAGTGCAGTTCGCGGTCTGGGGGCGCCGGGAGTCTCCACGAGATGCTCAAACCTGTAGTCGTCGTGGTTGAACCCCTCGTGCGGATCGCAGCTTTTCATCGCCGGCATCGTTCATCGCGCCGAGTCGGCGCGCCATACCCTGGCCCGAGTAGTGGCAGTACCCGGCGGACGGGATGCGTGCTGCGATCGTCGCACCATGCTCGCGCCCCGCACGCGCTACTCGAGCACCAGCTCGTGGACCGCGACGCCCCACGGGTCGAGGCGCAGTTCCGCGGCCGCATCCCCGTCGAGGGTCCGCAGCTCACCGGCGACGCGCGGCGAGACCGTGACCGGCGACGCGTGCTCGGAGACGAACACCACGAAGCGGCGCCCGTCGTCGTGGACGAGGGTGTCCACGAAGACCCGCGGGTCGTCGAGGCGCACATCCCGCTCCACATCCGCGACCTCGGCGAGCGCGTCGTACAGCCGCCAGGTCTCCTCCGGATTCACCCGCGCCAGCTCGGACGCGAAGAACTCCACCGGGTAGGCGCAGAGCACCGCCCGGCCCCGGCCGTGGTCCTTCACGACGATCGCGGGACGGCCGTGCGCATCCACAGCCACGACGCGCCCCGAGGTCGCCCGCACCGGCAGGAAGCTCCGGCCGTTCTCGTTGCCCGCCGCACGGAACGACAGCACCGTTCCGGACGCGATCGAACCGAAGTCCTCCGTGAAGCGCAGCGTCACGACGTCGTCGGTGACCGGCTCCACCAGTCCGTACGAGCTCTCCATCCGCACGCCGAACAACGGCTCGGTGTTCGCCCACCACGGCCCGCGCTGCACCCCGCTCGAACCGTGCGCGTACGACGCGTACACCGTCGCGCCCTGGCCGGCCAGCTCCTCCAGCTGCAGCCAGGAGGTGGCGCAGAGCTGCTTGACCGACGGCAGCAGGTACAGCCCGTAGCCGGACGGGATCCCGCCGTCCTCCCGCTCCCGCACCACCGCGACCGGGATGTGCGCCTCGTGCGCGGCCAGGTACGCCTGCTCGCCCGTCGCCACGATGTGCGCGCGCTCGTCCTCGTTCGTGAACGGGTAGTCGGCCGCGAGGTGCGACGGCACCACGAGCGCAGCATCCACCGCCGCGCGGGTGAGATTCGGCAGGTCGATCGCGGCCAGGTCCGCGGCGAACCGCGCCAGCTCGCGCAGCGGCGGCTTCGGCGCACCGGTGCGGTCGGTGATGCCGAAGTGCATCTCGAAGGGATGGTGCGAGTACGGCCGCTGGTCGGCGAGGTCGTCGTAGTCGGTGTTGTTCCATGCGATCCAGCCGGTCGCGCCGGCGAGCAGCGTCGTGTAGAGCAGCTGCCGGTAGTAGGAGGCGGCGCCCGCGTCCGAGACGAAGTCGCTCGTGAGGCCGAACTCCTCCATCACCACCGGCAGACCGGCGTCACCGCACAGCTCGGCGATGTACGCGGCCTTCAGGTGCTGGCGCAGCTGATCCGTCTCCATGCGGTACACGTGCGGGCCGACGAAGTCGGTGAACCCGGCCAGGTCCTGCACCGAGAACCCGTTGTCGTGCCCCGTGGTCTCGATGCCCCACGCCCCGTCGCCGACCGCGACCGGTTGCGTCCCTCCCCCGGCCCGCACCGCGTCCACCAGCAGCGAAGCCCACGCGTCCACGATCGGCCGCGGCGCCTCGCCGCCGTAGATCGGCACCTCGTTCGTCAGCAGCCAGCCGGCGACGGCGGGATGCGCGGCGAACCGCGCCGTCAGCTCCCGCACGTACCAGGCCTGCCGGCCGACGAACCAGACGTCGCGGTACAGGTCGCGGCCGTCCCGCCACACCGGGTCCCAGTTCTCGCCGGACATGTGGCCGACGAGGAAGGTCGGCACGGTCGTCATCCCGGTCTCGCTGTGCGCGTCCAGGAAGTCGGCGAAGTTGGCGACGCACTGCTCGTCGAGCGTGTCCGGCGTCGGGTGGAAGTCGGGCCAGTAGAAGAACGAGCGCGTCATGTTGAGGCCGTGGTCGGCGAGCACGCGCAGCTCCTGGCGCACGACGCCGGAATCGTAGCGGGACCACATCAGCGGTCCACCGGTGCGCGACCAGAAGTTGGCGCCGAGCCAGACCACGGGGGTCCCGTCCACGGTGAGCAGGGGAGAAGGGCGGTCCATGATTCCTTTCGGGGCGGGTGTCACTTGACGGCGCCGGCCGTGAGCCCGGCGACGAAGCTGCGCTGCAGCAGCAGGAAGGCGACGACGATGGGGATGGAGACCACCAGCGACGCGGCCATGATCTGGTTCCAGTAGACGTTCGTCTGCGTGGAGTACAGCTGCAGGCCGACCGCGAGCGTGCGGTTCTCGTCCGTCGTCATCACCGACGCGAACAGCACCTCCCCCCAGCTCGTCATGAACGAGTAGATGGCGACCGCGATCAGGCCCGGCTTCGCGGCGGGGAGCACCACGTGCCAGAGCGCGCCCATCGGGCCGGAGCCGTCCACCATCGCCGCCTCGTCGAGGTCGCGCGGGATGCCGTCGAAGTAGCCGGCGAGCATCCAGATCGAGAACGGCAGCGCGAAGGTGAGGTAGGTGATGACCAGCCCCCAGCGTGTGCCGACCAGCTGGATGCCGACCGCCTGGTTGATGTTCACGAAGATGAGGAACAGCGGCAGCAGGAACAGCACGCCCGGGAACATCTGCGTCGACAGCACCGTGGTCGTGAACACCGAGCGGCCCTTGAACCGGTAGCGGGAGACGCCGTACGCGGCGAAGATCGCGATGATCAGGCTGAGCACGGTCGCCGAGGTCGCCACGATCAGGCTGTTCACGAAGTACGACGCGAGCGGGACGGTGGTCCACATGTCGATGAACGGCTGGAAGGTGATGTTCGTCGGCCACCACGTGAACGCGCCCTGCACGTCGGAGAGCGGCTTCAGCGAGGTGGTGACCATCACGTACAGCGGCACGGCCGTGAACAGCGTCAGGACGACGATGACCACCCAGCGGAAGACATGGGACGAAGGGGTTTCACGCATGGCGGTTCCTCCGGTTCAGCACGATCAGGTAGATGCCGGACACGATCAGCAGGAAGATCAGCAGCAGCACGCTCATCGCGGCTCCCGAGCCGAAGTTCCAGGTCAGGAACGACGCGTTGTAGATGTGGAACGAGATCAGGTCGCCTGCCGGCGGCTGCGCATTCCCGAACAGCACGAACGGCGTGTTGAAGTCGTTGAACGTCCACAGGAACATCACCAGCAGCAGCACCGCGTTGACCGGCCGCAGCATGGGGAGGGTGATCGCGTGCCACTGCCGGAACGGCTTGGCGCCGTCCACAGCGGAGGCCTCGTAGACCTCGTCCGGGATGGACTGGAGCCCGGCCATCAGCATCAGGAACGCGAACGGCCAGAGCCGCCAGATCGCCACGACGACGATCGAGAGGAAGGCGTTGCCGCCGATCAGCCAGAACGGCTTGTCACCGGGCAGCCCCAGGTTGTCGAACAGGAAGTGGTTCACCGCTCCCGTGTCCTTCTGCAGCATGAACTTCCAGGTGATGATGCCCGCGTACATCGGCAGCGCGTACGGCACCAGGAAAAGGGTGCGGAAGAAGCCGCGGCCGCGGAACCTGCCCTGCAGCGCGACGGCGGCGGCCATCCCGACGCCCCAGGAGATCCCGACGACGAGGATGGTGAAGCCGCAGGTGATCAGGAAGGACTGCAGCAGCGCGGCGCCGATCGACGTGTTGAAGTCGAGGGCGACCTGGTAGTTGTGCAGTCCGACGAACGGGGCCTCGCCCCAGTTGGCGATGTAGAACTTGGTGAGCTGCAGGAAGCTGATCCAGATGCCCGTGAGCATGGGCACGACGTGGATGAGCAGCTCGAAGAGGATGGCCGGTGCCAGCAGCACCAGCGGCAGCCACCATCCCTTCGGCCGGCGCTTGCGCTTCTTCGCGGGCGCCGGGACCGCGGCCGGGGTGGTGCGGACGGATGTCGTCGTCGACATGAGGCTCCTTCGGGGGTCGGACGGGAGGCCGGTCCCGGCGGCCGGGCGGGATGCACACCCACCCGGCCACCGGAGCGGATCAGCCGCCGAGCGACTGCTTGACCTGGTCCTGAGCGGTCTGCAGCGCCGCCTTGATGTCGGAGTCGGAGACCGTGCTGCCGGTCGCGATCTTGGCGAACATGTCGTTCATCGCCTTGCCGACGGTGTTCTCGAACTGGTCCTCGGCGGGCACCAGCGGCAGCGGCTTCGACATCTCGTTGTAGATCTTCTGGAACGTCGCCGCCTCGTCGGCGTTGTCGGTGAACACGGCCTTGGCGCCGTTCAGCACCGGGAGCGTGGAGAACGGCTTGCCGAGCGTGGTCTGGGTGTCCTCGCTGGTCATGAACTTCACGAACTTGAGCGCGGCGTCCTTGTTCTTCGTGTTCTTGAAGACGGACAGGTTGATGCCGGCGACGTGGCTGGCGACCGGCTTGCCGCCCTCGGGCGCGGGGAACGGGACGACGCCGTACTGGTCGGCCTTCATGCCGTTGGCGACGATCGAGGAGTCCGCGTTGTTCTGGCTGAGGATCATCGCGACCTTGCCGGTG
It encodes the following:
- a CDS encoding sugar ABC transporter permease, whose amino-acid sequence is MSTTTSVRTTPAAVPAPAKKRKRRPKGWWLPLVLLAPAILFELLIHVVPMLTGIWISFLQLTKFYIANWGEAPFVGLHNYQVALDFNTSIGAALLQSFLITCGFTILVVGISWGVGMAAAVALQGRFRGRGFFRTLFLVPYALPMYAGIITWKFMLQKDTGAVNHFLFDNLGLPGDKPFWLIGGNAFLSIVVVAIWRLWPFAFLMLMAGLQSIPDEVYEASAVDGAKPFRQWHAITLPMLRPVNAVLLLVMFLWTFNDFNTPFVLFGNAQPPAGDLISFHIYNASFLTWNFGSGAAMSVLLLIFLLIVSGIYLIVLNRRNRHA
- a CDS encoding cellulase family glycosylhydrolase, producing the protein MDRPSPLLTVDGTPVVWLGANFWSRTGGPLMWSRYDSGVVRQELRVLADHGLNMTRSFFYWPDFHPTPDTLDEQCVANFADFLDAHSETGMTTVPTFLVGHMSGENWDPVWRDGRDLYRDVWFVGRQAWYVRELTARFAAHPAVAGWLLTNEVPIYGGEAPRPIVDAWASLLVDAVRAGGGTQPVAVGDGAWGIETTGHDNGFSVQDLAGFTDFVGPHVYRMETDQLRQHLKAAYIAELCGDAGLPVVMEEFGLTSDFVSDAGAASYYRQLLYTTLLAGATGWIAWNNTDYDDLADQRPYSHHPFEMHFGITDRTGAPKPPLRELARFAADLAAIDLPNLTRAAVDAALVVPSHLAADYPFTNEDERAHIVATGEQAYLAAHEAHIPVAVVREREDGGIPSGYGLYLLPSVKQLCATSWLQLEELAGQGATVYASYAHGSSGVQRGPWWANTEPLFGVRMESSYGLVEPVTDDVVTLRFTEDFGSIASGTVLSFRAAGNENGRSFLPVRATSGRVVAVDAHGRPAIVVKDHGRGRAVLCAYPVEFFASELARVNPEETWRLYDALAEVADVERDVRLDDPRVFVDTLVHDDGRRFVVFVSEHASPVTVSPRVAGELRTLDGDAAAELRLDPWGVAVHELVLE
- the aceB gene encoding malate synthase A, with protein sequence MIEITGPRTPGHDAILTAEALAFVDHLHQAFAARRQELLAERQRRRTEAGNGRDPRFLSSTAAVREDPDWRVAGAGPGLEDRRVEITGPTDPKMAINALNSGARVWLADQEDATSPTWANVVGGQATLRAAVRGELQHTSAEGKEYRVTTPYEVTPTIVMRPRGWHLVEKHLTFTDRAGRSAPASASLTDFGLYFWHNARELVENGRGPYFYLPKLESHLEARLWNDIFVFAQQRIGMPVGTIRATVLIETIPAAFEMEEILYELREHCAGLNAGRWDYIFSIIKTFLGRGRRFAFGDRDRITMTVPFMRAYTELLVATCHKRGAHAIGGMSAFIPNRRDPEATERALAKVADDKRREAGDGFDGTWVAHPDLIPTALAEFDAVLGERPNQLDRLRDDVHVTEHDLLDVTSAGGTVTDAGVRSNVSVALRYIEAWLRGTGAVAIDGLMEDAATAEISRSLLRQWIDNRVVTEQGTAVDRELVSGLIDEELARRIGADGGDRFADAAEILREVALADEFPTFLTIPAYARYLVDEPDREQAELPLAV
- a CDS encoding carbohydrate ABC transporter permease, with product MRETPSSHVFRWVVIVVLTLFTAVPLYVMVTTSLKPLSDVQGAFTWWPTNITFQPFIDMWTTVPLASYFVNSLIVATSATVLSLIIAIFAAYGVSRYRFKGRSVFTTTVLSTQMFPGVLFLLPLFLIFVNINQAVGIQLVGTRWGLVITYLTFALPFSIWMLAGYFDGIPRDLDEAAMVDGSGPMGALWHVVLPAAKPGLIAVAIYSFMTSWGEVLFASVMTTDENRTLAVGLQLYSTQTNVYWNQIMAASLVVSIPIVVAFLLLQRSFVAGLTAGAVK
- a CDS encoding cell wall-binding repeat-containing protein, which produces MIERPSFRRRLGRRVIAAGVAATLALTAASVFAGAATATAAPAPCAPQYEVTATIPTATQPTDIALLPDGSRAYVASVSGQVQVVNTSTNAITANITLPGYQVLQVATSPDGKTVYALSRNASYLLDSSLPGTVSVIDTATNTVTATIPVGNTPNTFALSPDGTTLYVGYLISVNSTGTKYGFGGVIDVIDTTTKTVAGSFPISSADAIGTVAMRFSEDGSFAYLVLSSGQVQVFDTATRSSTAAITVGASPYGVAFSPDGSRAYVPSVGSGTVSVIDTARKAVIGTVDLDGSPIAVAVSPDGNMVYVSDYSGGSVAVIDASTNAVITRVPVGTQPARMAVTSDGRHIYVPNAGSNTVSLLTMNLCHTVTFDTNGGSGQLADQTSSVSAALSANTFTRSGYTMTGWNTAADGSGTAYADGATFSFTTDLTLYAQWSAAADWVRLAGPDRYGTAAAVAEHGFSGTADTVYVATGLNFPDALTAGPVAAREKAPILLTDQKKIPAATSTALKRLHPSSIVVVGGTGAVSASVASQLARLDGVTKVTRIGGIDRYETSRLLADRAFANGATSAFVATGVNYPDALSASAPAGKIGAPILLVNGTKTNVDAATKAQLTKLKTTTTYVVGGTGVITDTIEDDLPDAIRLAGMDRYATNLAVAKRFYSSAENIYVATGRNFPDALVGGVLATLDEGPLLLATKTAWPAATLSYAASLGFAHGHLLGGTGVLDDNLKAMNTTF
- a CDS encoding helix-turn-helix domain-containing protein, which produces MTDTVDEDVAADALTLGRRVRAFRVRRGMTLEQLADAIDRAPSQVSTIENGNREPRLAQLRAIAAALEVTVDDLLAPEAPDERAALEIAVERAQRGPVFSSLGIAPVRVSKSVSDATLQAILALHQEVERLHRERAATPEEARRANAELRATMRARDNYFSELEAIAADLLAVVGHSGGPVSHQTVADMADHLGFSLHYVGDLPHSTRSVTDKRNGRIYLPTEQSASRDSRSPILQAFASQLLGHEEPRNYADFLRQRVETNYLTAALLLPEKAAVGFLAEAKNFRRISMEDLRDAFAVSYETACHRFTNLATARLGIPVHFMKVHESGTIIKAYENDSVAFPSDALGAIEGTPVCRSWTARTVFDVADRFSPYYQYTDTPRGTFWCTSRIEKAKEGDYSVSVGVPFEHVKWFRGRETTYRAVSRCPDESCCRRPSGTLAERWEGQAWPAARTPTSLLAALPTGTFPGVDSTEVYDFLERHAPTT
- the aceA gene encoding isocitrate lyase; this encodes MTTAAHPEPRPGDTVQTAAELQLEWDADPRWSGIRRDYTAEDVVALRGPVREEQTLARRGAEKLWELIQREGSGPDAKWVAALGALTGNQAVQQVRAGLEAIYLSGWQVAADANLSGQTYPDQSLYPANSVPAVVRRINNALLRAGQVEGTEAAISDWMAPIVADAEAGFGGPLNAYELMHGMIQAGAAGVHWEDQLASEKKCGHMGGKVLVPTGQHIRTLNAARLAADVAGVPTIVIARTDALAATLLTSDHDERDRAFLTGTRTAEGFYEVRNGIEPVIARGLAYAPYADLLWVESAEPDLELARRFAEAVHERFPGKKLAYNCSPSFNWKKHLDDETIARFQRELAAMGYAFQFITLAGFHALNYSMFTLARDYASRQMSAYVDLQEAEFASEASGYTATRHQREVGTGYFDRIATALNPTSATLALVGSTEEHQF